One segment of Halobaculum sp. CBA1158 DNA contains the following:
- a CDS encoding ParA family protein, whose translation MSADEFEGLPGAAVSLLKGGVGKSTIALNIADRLAARGHETVLLDLDKDGHMTTQLGYDDAYDRDANLGDALIDGEDPEDLLIETDFGVHLLPSSNELENVETRLKDERFADVKLRRNVVDPLIQNGYDYVIIDAAGGRGKLSDNALIAVQRVIIPLIPRAGSINGLNKMIERQISPIRQNIGLDILAVTPNMIRETMGQRNEHRTLVENLNREFGSFVPEYARVDPEIFDALDDSGRTIDSIPKPGIRERTAISRAFKQGMPVSEFDEDCDQIPNFDHLADLVEEHSHA comes from the coding sequence ATGAGTGCTGACGAGTTTGAAGGGCTCCCCGGAGCAGCTGTCTCGTTGCTCAAGGGAGGGGTAGGGAAATCCACGATCGCGCTCAACATCGCTGATCGACTCGCTGCTCGTGGCCATGAGACGGTACTATTGGATCTGGATAAGGACGGGCACATGACGACCCAGTTGGGATACGACGATGCGTACGACCGAGATGCGAACCTCGGTGACGCCCTTATCGATGGTGAGGACCCCGAAGACCTGCTTATCGAGACGGACTTCGGCGTTCACCTACTCCCGTCGAGTAACGAACTCGAGAACGTCGAGACGAGGCTGAAGGACGAACGGTTCGCAGACGTGAAGCTTCGACGGAACGTTGTCGATCCGCTCATACAAAACGGATACGACTACGTGATAATTGATGCCGCAGGCGGCCGTGGGAAACTCTCCGATAACGCCCTCATCGCTGTCCAGCGCGTCATAATCCCGCTAATCCCGCGTGCTGGCTCGATCAACGGCCTCAATAAGATGATTGAACGCCAGATCTCCCCAATCCGGCAGAATATCGGGTTGGATATCCTCGCAGTCACTCCGAATATGATTCGCGAAACAATGGGACAACGCAACGAGCATCGGACTCTCGTTGAAAATCTCAACCGGGAGTTCGGTTCATTCGTCCCCGAGTACGCTCGTGTGGACCCGGAGATCTTCGATGCCCTCGATGATTCGGGACGCACCATCGATAGTATTCCGAAGCCAGGGATTCGCGAACGGACCGCAATTTCCCGCGCGTTCAAGCAAGGAATGCCGGTCTCGGAGTTCGACGAAGATTGTGACCAGATCCCGAATTTCGACCACTTAGCGGACCTCGTGGAGGAACACAGCCATGCCTAA
- a CDS encoding helix-turn-helix domain-containing protein: protein MYEVLDDTAAQVILTIESGDSIRRVAQHLHTPYETVRQAVNRLEEAGYVSYDDGLTVVDERVRDAALDLVAASAGVSPPSIEETYVIPQFSDWPFAFTRIDAVYVWTQGGYQVGREPDDYPLFLAVREQDVDAWETFFEWFDLPTAFERQPRDELDGPLQIVLEPRASLDIEHVEGYPVIPRAETIEYMRENYAQFQSGLAMLDRMYEDLDLGVTYRETERAQS from the coding sequence ATGTATGAGGTTCTCGACGACACCGCGGCGCAGGTCATCCTCACCATCGAGAGTGGTGACTCCATCCGCCGTGTCGCCCAACACCTCCACACGCCCTACGAGACAGTGAGACAGGCCGTCAATCGGCTGGAAGAGGCAGGCTACGTTTCCTATGACGACGGCCTCACTGTAGTCGACGAGCGCGTACGCGACGCAGCGCTCGATCTCGTCGCTGCCAGCGCCGGCGTCAGTCCACCCTCCATCGAGGAAACGTACGTCATCCCACAGTTCAGTGACTGGCCGTTCGCGTTCACGCGGATCGACGCCGTCTACGTGTGGACTCAGGGCGGCTACCAGGTCGGTCGCGAGCCCGACGACTATCCACTGTTCCTGGCTGTTCGTGAGCAGGACGTCGACGCCTGGGAGACATTTTTCGAGTGGTTCGACCTCCCGACCGCATTCGAACGACAGCCCCGAGACGAGTTGGACGGACCGCTGCAGATCGTCCTCGAGCCACGCGCGTCACTCGATATCGAGCACGTCGAAGGATACCCGGTGATCCCGAGAGCAGAGACAATCGAGTACATGCGCGAGAACTACGCCCAGTTCCAGTCGGGGCTGGCGATGCTCGACCGGATGTACGAGGATCTCGACCTCGGCGTCACGTATCGAGAGACCGAACGGGCACAGTCATGA